A genomic stretch from Sceloporus undulatus isolate JIND9_A2432 ecotype Alabama chromosome 5, SceUnd_v1.1, whole genome shotgun sequence includes:
- the LOC121931723 gene encoding alcohol dehydrogenase class-3 yields the protein MDGSGGSVGHISNTCSAPQQRALTFPEDPGQQVIKCKAAVAWEAGKPLSIEEVEVAPPKAHEVRVKIIATAVCHTDAYTLSGADPEGTFPVILGHEGAGIVESVGEGVTKFKPGDTVIPLYIPQCGECKFCLNPKTNLCQKIRVTQGKGVMPDGTSRFTCKGKQVLHFMGTSTFSEYTVVTDISLAKIDASAPLDKVCLLGCGVSTGYGAALNTAKVEPGSTCAVFGLGGVGLAVIMGCKVAGASRIIGVDLNKDKFAKAKEFGATECISPEDFKKPIQEALVEMTDGGVDYSFECIGNVGVMRAALEACHKGWGVSVIVGVAAAGQEIATRPFQLVTGRTWKGTAFGGWKSVESVPKLVTEYMSKKIKVDEFVTHTLPFEKINEAFELMHAGKSIRSVLKF from the exons GTTATCAAATGTAAGGCAGCTGTTGCCTGGGAGGCTGGCAAGCCTCTGTCCATTGAGGAGGTAGAGGTTGCACCACCAAAAGCCCATGAAGTTCGTGTCAAG ATCATTGCTACTGCTGTATGCCATACTGATGCTTACACTCTGAGTGGTGCTGATCCAGAAGGGACTTTCCCTGTCATCCTGGGTCATGAGGGAGCAGGCATTGTAGAAAGTGTCGGGGAAGGAGTGACTAAATTTAAACCAG GAGACACAGTTATTCCTCTGTATATCCCTCAGTGTGGAGaatgcaagttttgtttaaatcctAAAACAAATCTCTGCCAGAAAATAAG AGTCACCCAAGGGAAGGGAGTGATGCCAGATGGGACTAGTCGCTTCACATGCAAAGGAAAGCAAGTTCTACACTTCATGGGGACAAGCACTTTCTCAGAGTACACTGTTGTTACTGACATCTCTCTGGCTAAAATTGATGCTTCAGCTCCCTTGGACAAAGTCTGCTTGTTGGGCTGTGGAGTTTCTACAGGCTATGGAGCAGCACTGAACACTGCCAAG GTGGAACCAGGCTCTACCTGTGCCGTCTTTGGCTTGGGTGGAGTTGGGCTAGCAGTCATCATGGGCTGTAAAGTGGCAGGTGCATCCCGAATCATTGGGGTTGACCTCAACAAAGACAAGTTTGCAAAAGCAAAGGAATTTGGGGCAACAGAATGCATCAGCCCTGAGGACTTCAAGAAGCCTATTCAGGAGGCCCTGGTTGAGATGACTGATGGAGGAGTAGATTACTCATTTGAATGCATCGGCAATGTTGGTGTTATG AGAGCTGCCTTGGAAGCATGTCACAAAGGCTGGGGTGTTAGTGTGATTGTAGGGGTTGCAGCTGCTGGCCAGGAAATTGCCACCCGTCCATTCCAGCTGGTCACTGGCCGAACATGGAAAGGGACTGCCTTTGGAG GTTGGAAGAGTGTAGAAAGTGTTCCAAAGTTGGTAACTGAATACATGTCGAAAAAGATAAAAGTAGATGAATTTGTGACTCATACCCTGCCTTTTGAAAAAATTAATGAGGCCTTTGAACTCATGCATGCTGGAAAAAG CATCCGAAGTGTTCTAAAGTTTTAA
- the METAP1 gene encoding methionine aminopeptidase 1 isoform X2, translating to MAALEARVCETAGCSREAKLQCPTCLKLGIQGSYFCSQECFKGSWATHKLLHKKANEKAKREVSAWTVDGDINTDPWSGYRYTGKLRPHYPLMPLRPVPSYIQRPDYADHPLGMSESEQALKGTSQIKVLSSEDIEGMRVVCRLAREVLDVAAMMVKPGVTTEEIDHAVHLACIARNCYPSPLNYYNFPKSCCTSVNEVICHGIPDRRRLQEGDIVNVDITVYRNGYHGDLNETFYVGEVDEGAKKLVQTTYECLMQAIDAVKPGVRYRELGNIIQKHAQANGFSVVRSYCGHGIHKLFHTAPNVPHYAKNKAVGVMKPGHAFTIEPMICEGGWQDETWPDGWTAVTRDGKRSAQFEHTLLVTDTGCDILTRRLDSIRPHFMTQC from the exons GAATGTTTTAAGGGAAGCTGGGCTACCCACAAATTGCTGCACAAGAAAGCAA ATGAGAAAGCTAAGCGAGAAGTTTCTGCCTGGACTGTAGATGGTGATATAAACACAGACCCCTGGTCTGGCTATCGATATACTGGTAAACTCAGGCCACATTATCCACTG ATGCCACTGCGGCCTGTGCCGAGTTACATTCAAAGGCCGGACTATGCTGATCATCCCCTAG GTATGTCTGAATCAGAACAGGCCCTTAAAGGAACTTCTCAGATAAAGGTTCTTTCCTCAGAGGATATAGAAGGGATGCGAGTAGTGTGTCGG CTTGCTAGAGAAGTACTAGATGTTGCTGCTATGATGGTGAAGCCAGGGGTAACTACTGAAGAAATAGACCACGCTGTTCATTTA GCTTGTATTGCCAGAAATTGCTATCCATCCCCACTGAATTATTATAATTTTCCTAAGTCTTGCTGTACGTCAGTAAATGAAGTGATCTGTCATGGAATTCCAGACAGGCGACGCTTACAAGAGGGTGACATTGTTAATG TGGACATTACTGTTTATCGGAATGGTTACCACGGGGATCTCAATGAAACATTTTATGTTGGAGAAGTTGATGAGGGTGCAAAGAAATTAGTCCAGACAACATATGAGTGCCTAATGCAAGCAATTGATGCAG TAAAGCCTGGTGTCCGGTATAGAGAGTTGGGAAATATTATACAGAAGCATGCTCAAGCCAATGGATTTTCAGTAGTTCGAAGCTATTGTGGTCATGGAATTCATAAACTTTTCCACACGGCTCCCAATGTGCCACACTATGCCA aaaataagGCCGTTGGGGTAATGAAGCCTGGCCATGCGTTTACAATAGAACCTATGATATGTGAAG GTGGTTGGCAAGATGAAACCTGGCCAGATGGTTGGACAGCAGTGACACGAGATGGCAAGCGGTCTGCTCAATTTGAACACACACTTCTGGTGACAGATACTGGGTGTGATATCTTAACTCGGCGGTTGGATAGCATTCGCCCTCACTTCATGACCCAGTGCTAA
- the METAP1 gene encoding methionine aminopeptidase 1 isoform X1, translating to MAALEARVCETAGCSREAKLQCPTCLKLGIQGSYFCSQECFKGSWATHKLLHKKAKDEKAKREVSAWTVDGDINTDPWSGYRYTGKLRPHYPLMPLRPVPSYIQRPDYADHPLGMSESEQALKGTSQIKVLSSEDIEGMRVVCRLAREVLDVAAMMVKPGVTTEEIDHAVHLACIARNCYPSPLNYYNFPKSCCTSVNEVICHGIPDRRRLQEGDIVNVDITVYRNGYHGDLNETFYVGEVDEGAKKLVQTTYECLMQAIDAVKPGVRYRELGNIIQKHAQANGFSVVRSYCGHGIHKLFHTAPNVPHYAKNKAVGVMKPGHAFTIEPMICEGGWQDETWPDGWTAVTRDGKRSAQFEHTLLVTDTGCDILTRRLDSIRPHFMTQC from the exons GAATGTTTTAAGGGAAGCTGGGCTACCCACAAATTGCTGCACAAGAAAGCAA AAGATGAGAAAGCTAAGCGAGAAGTTTCTGCCTGGACTGTAGATGGTGATATAAACACAGACCCCTGGTCTGGCTATCGATATACTGGTAAACTCAGGCCACATTATCCACTG ATGCCACTGCGGCCTGTGCCGAGTTACATTCAAAGGCCGGACTATGCTGATCATCCCCTAG GTATGTCTGAATCAGAACAGGCCCTTAAAGGAACTTCTCAGATAAAGGTTCTTTCCTCAGAGGATATAGAAGGGATGCGAGTAGTGTGTCGG CTTGCTAGAGAAGTACTAGATGTTGCTGCTATGATGGTGAAGCCAGGGGTAACTACTGAAGAAATAGACCACGCTGTTCATTTA GCTTGTATTGCCAGAAATTGCTATCCATCCCCACTGAATTATTATAATTTTCCTAAGTCTTGCTGTACGTCAGTAAATGAAGTGATCTGTCATGGAATTCCAGACAGGCGACGCTTACAAGAGGGTGACATTGTTAATG TGGACATTACTGTTTATCGGAATGGTTACCACGGGGATCTCAATGAAACATTTTATGTTGGAGAAGTTGATGAGGGTGCAAAGAAATTAGTCCAGACAACATATGAGTGCCTAATGCAAGCAATTGATGCAG TAAAGCCTGGTGTCCGGTATAGAGAGTTGGGAAATATTATACAGAAGCATGCTCAAGCCAATGGATTTTCAGTAGTTCGAAGCTATTGTGGTCATGGAATTCATAAACTTTTCCACACGGCTCCCAATGTGCCACACTATGCCA aaaataagGCCGTTGGGGTAATGAAGCCTGGCCATGCGTTTACAATAGAACCTATGATATGTGAAG GTGGTTGGCAAGATGAAACCTGGCCAGATGGTTGGACAGCAGTGACACGAGATGGCAAGCGGTCTGCTCAATTTGAACACACACTTCTGGTGACAGATACTGGGTGTGATATCTTAACTCGGCGGTTGGATAGCATTCGCCCTCACTTCATGACCCAGTGCTAA